ACTTCAGCAGGTAGTCGTAACCGCCGCTGGCCAGATGACATTCGACGATTTCGTCGATATCGCGAATCGCCGCCACGAACTCGATGAAGTCTTCGCGACGGTGATCGGCGAGCGTCACTTCAGTGAATACGATTTGCACGTCGCCGAGCTTTTCGAGCTGGATCTGCGCACCGTAACCGACGATATAACCGGCTTTTTCCAATCGTTTGACGCGGATCAGGCATGGACTCGGTGACAGTCCCACCGCGTCGGCAAGCTCGACGTTCGTAATGCGGCCTTTCTTTTGCAGTTGCGAAAGAATACGCAGATCAATCCGGTCGAGTTTGCAGTCGCTGCTCATGGCTTTAATTCTGTCTAACGATCGGAAAATTATTCTCATCGGGCACGGCGATGTTATCACGAAGTTATGCGGCTGCGCGGCTTGCTCCCCGAAGCGCGGCGCGGACTTCAGCGTCGTTCAGCACGTCGTCGAGCGTGTGCTTCAAACGTTTGAAGAGGAGCGCAAATTCGGCTTCCGAATAGCAGAGCGCAGGCGCAAAGCCGAGAATGTTGTCGCCGAATGCACGGAACACGATGCGGTTTCGATATGCCGCTGCCGCAATGCGT
The nucleotide sequence above comes from Paraburkholderia sp. SOS3. Encoded proteins:
- a CDS encoding Lrp/AsnC family transcriptional regulator, giving the protein MSSDCKLDRIDLRILSQLQKKGRITNVELADAVGLSPSPCLIRVKRLEKAGYIVGYGAQIQLEKLGDVQIVFTEVTLADHRREDFIEFVAAIRDIDEIVECHLASGGYDYLLKFVTRSVGHYQSIVEGLLERDIGIEKYFSYVIIKTPFIKTHYPLETLFSPNHH